From Carya illinoinensis cultivar Pawnee chromosome 5, C.illinoinensisPawnee_v1, whole genome shotgun sequence, one genomic window encodes:
- the LOC122309014 gene encoding protein NTM1-like 9 isoform X1 has product MGELPPNLKQWMRFSPPDEEVIDFLRSKITGKDNEVDFIFEAENCRWDPWDLRNLCLFWLDICGIKMEYPEWWLFLPQDRNGKRSKRATNAGFWKVTGQPKKINSDSGLIGKKNFLVFYTGTRPGNITDWVMHEYCTTLKELDGTLPGQKPFVLCRLSRKQKKSSTDPNFNFAGTAVSSPTTALEVQAEATTPPQIFYETISNTTPVDCGDKSFSAHAAENQLGEDAATEEDLQLEEMISELLQNPVDFEILTPSSTSLLNRSTGSSPTTTNSLLEEFFFESDIASALASPASDLTKIFPHINFDGTTSNAMPFSNCNHVSYNAYTAKSEVSECNILGKDHPASGPIL; this is encoded by the exons ATGGGTGAATTGCCTCCAAACCTGAAACAATGGATGCGATTCAGTCCCCCGGACGAGGAGGTCATCGATTTCTTGAGGTCGAAGATCACTGGGAAGGATAATGAAGTTGACTTCATCTTCGAAGCCGAGAATTGCCGATGGGATCCCTGGGATTTGAGAA ATTTGTGCCTATTCTGGTTGGATATATGTGGCATAAAGATGGAGTATCCAGAGTGGTGGCTCTTCTTGCCACAGGATAGGAATGGGAAGCGATCGAAAAGGGCAACCAATGCTGGATTCTGGAAAGTGACGGGTCAGCCAAAGAAAATCAATTCGGACTCGGGGTTGATTGGCAAGAAAAACTTTCTGGTATTCTATACAGGGACTCGTCCAGGCAATATAACCGATTGGGTAATGCACGAGTACTGCACAACCCTGAAGGAACTCGATGGCACCCTCCCCGGTCAG AAACCCTTCGTGCTCTGTCGTTTATCTCGTAAACAGAAAAAGAGCTCCACAGATCCAAACTTTAATTTTGCCGGAACTGCTGTTTCATCTCCTACCACAGCATTAGAAGTTCAAGCTGAAGCTACTACACCACCTCAGATTTTTTATGAAACAATATCTAACACAACACCTGTGGATTGTGGAGACAAAAGTTTTAGTGCTCACGCTGCAGAAAATCAATTGGGAGAAGATGCAGCTACCGAG GAGGATCTGCAACTGGAAGAAATGATCTCCGAGCTGCTGCAAAATCCCgttgattttgaaattttgacccCCTCCTCGACTTCACTTCTCAACAGATCTACTGGTTCATCCCCTACCACAACTAACTCACTTCTTGAAGAATTCTTCTTCGAGTCTGACATAGCTTCGGCATTGGCATCTCCGGCATCAGATCTGACTAAAATTTTCCCTCATATAAACTTTGATGGCACAACATCAAACGCTATGCCATTCAGTAATTGTAACCATGTAAGCTATAATGCTTATACTGCAAAAAGTGAAGTTTCAGAATGTAACATTTTAGGGAAGGACCACCCTGCATCCGGTCCAATACTTTAA
- the LOC122309014 gene encoding protein NTM1-like 9 isoform X2 — protein MEYPEWWLFLPQDRNGKRSKRATNAGFWKVTGQPKKINSDSGLIGKKNFLVFYTGTRPGNITDWVMHEYCTTLKELDGTLPGQKPFVLCRLSRKQKKSSTDPNFNFAGTAVSSPTTALEVQAEATTPPQIFYETISNTTPVDCGDKSFSAHAAENQLGEDAATEEDLQLEEMISELLQNPVDFEILTPSSTSLLNRSTGSSPTTTNSLLEEFFFESDIASALASPASDLTKIFPHINFDGTTSNAMPFSNCNHVSYNAYTAKSEVSECNILGKDHPASGPIL, from the exons ATGGAGTATCCAGAGTGGTGGCTCTTCTTGCCACAGGATAGGAATGGGAAGCGATCGAAAAGGGCAACCAATGCTGGATTCTGGAAAGTGACGGGTCAGCCAAAGAAAATCAATTCGGACTCGGGGTTGATTGGCAAGAAAAACTTTCTGGTATTCTATACAGGGACTCGTCCAGGCAATATAACCGATTGGGTAATGCACGAGTACTGCACAACCCTGAAGGAACTCGATGGCACCCTCCCCGGTCAG AAACCCTTCGTGCTCTGTCGTTTATCTCGTAAACAGAAAAAGAGCTCCACAGATCCAAACTTTAATTTTGCCGGAACTGCTGTTTCATCTCCTACCACAGCATTAGAAGTTCAAGCTGAAGCTACTACACCACCTCAGATTTTTTATGAAACAATATCTAACACAACACCTGTGGATTGTGGAGACAAAAGTTTTAGTGCTCACGCTGCAGAAAATCAATTGGGAGAAGATGCAGCTACCGAG GAGGATCTGCAACTGGAAGAAATGATCTCCGAGCTGCTGCAAAATCCCgttgattttgaaattttgacccCCTCCTCGACTTCACTTCTCAACAGATCTACTGGTTCATCCCCTACCACAACTAACTCACTTCTTGAAGAATTCTTCTTCGAGTCTGACATAGCTTCGGCATTGGCATCTCCGGCATCAGATCTGACTAAAATTTTCCCTCATATAAACTTTGATGGCACAACATCAAACGCTATGCCATTCAGTAATTGTAACCATGTAAGCTATAATGCTTATACTGCAAAAAGTGAAGTTTCAGAATGTAACATTTTAGGGAAGGACCACCCTGCATCCGGTCCAATACTTTAA